From a region of the Impatiens glandulifera chromosome 4, dImpGla2.1, whole genome shotgun sequence genome:
- the LOC124935254 gene encoding uncharacterized protein LOC124935254: MATKKLSLKLLYDKESKKVLFAEAGKEAVDFLLYILSLPLATVISLLSNSKKGMVGCLSNLYKSVEILDQTYIQNGQNKDSLLKPSPLISQTHLLLPNVVPTPKWNNIKIYKCSYSSCSYPNFYVKDPNQRCRCGNKMSCLEDPDVLFGKEAAAVIRNEGSGFVKDMMTYMVMDNLEIKPMSTISGICLLNQFNVKDVRNLEEKVVVDFGMDEGLQILEASLKGKEVLTTVFIQMAV; encoded by the exons ATGGCTACGAAGAAGCTGAGCTTGAAACTTCTATATGATAAAGAAAGCAAGAAAGTATTGTTTGCTGAAGCAGGAAAGGAGGCTGTAGATTTCCTTCTCTACATTCTTTCTTTACCACTAGCCACGGTCATAAGCCTCCTCTCCAATTCCAAGAAGGGAATGGTGGGCTGTTTGAGTAACCTCTACAAAAGTGTGGAGATTCTCGACCAGACCTACATTCAAAACGGTCAGAACAAGGACTCTCTACTGAAACCCTCACCTTTGATCTCCCAG ACGCACTTGTTGCTGCCAAACGTTGTACCAACTCCAAAATGGAACaacattaaaatatacaaatgcTCATACTCCTCATGCTCTTATCCTAATTTCTATGTCAAAGATCCGAACCAACGTTGTCGTTGCGGTAACAAAATGAGTTGCCTTGAAGATCCTGATGTGCTTTTTGGGAAGGAAGCTGCAGCAGTAATCCGTAACGAAGGTAGTGGGTTTGTGAAAGATATGATGACATACATGGTGATGGATAATTTGGAGATTAAACCCATGTCTACCATTTCTGGCATTTGTTTGTTGAACCAGTTTAATGTCAAGGATGTTAGAAATCTTGAAGAGAAGGTGGTGGTTGATTTTGGCATGGATGAG GGTTTGCAGATTTTAGAAGCCTCTTTGAAAGGGAAGGAAGTGCTAACAACTGTCTTCATTCAAATGGCTGTCTAA
- the LOC124935256 gene encoding uncharacterized protein LOC124935256 — MTTKKLSLKLLYDKESKKVLFAEAGKESVDFLLNILSLPLATVISLLSNSKKGMVGCLSNLYKSVEILDQTYIQNGQIKDSLLNPVPLISQTHLLLPNSPNNVPTPKWNNIKIYKCSNKSCGYRNYYVKDPNLVCRSCHHLMNCLEEDPDVLLGKEAAAVVSNEGGGFVKDMNTYMVMDNLEIKPMSTISGICLLNQFNVNNVRNLQEKVVDFGMDEGLQILEASLQGKDVLTKVFVPMVV, encoded by the exons ATGACTACTAAGAAGTTGAGCTTGAAACTTCTATATGATAAAGAAAGTAAGAAAGTATTGTTTGCTGAAGCTGGAAAAGAGTCTGTAGATTTCCTTCTCAATATTCTTTCTCTACCTCTAGCAACTGTCATAAGCCTCCTCTCCAATTCCAAGAAGGGGATGGTTGGTTGTTTGAGTAACCTCTACAAAAGTGTTGAAATTCTCGACCAGACCTACATTCAAAATGGCCAGATCAAGGACTCTCTACTGAACCCCGTGCCTTTAATCTCCCAG ACGCACTTGTTGCTGCCAAACAGCCCAAACAATGTACCAACTCCAAAATGGAACaacattaaaatatacaaatgcTCCAACAAGTCATGTGGTTATCGTAATTATTATGTCAAAGATCCAAATCTAGTTTGTCGTTCGTGCCATCATCTAATGAATTGCCTTGAAGAAGATCCTGATGTCCTTTTGGGGAAGGAAGCTGCAGCAGTTGTCAGTAACGAAGGTGGTGGGTTTGTGAAAGATATGAATACATACATGGTGATGGATAATTTGGAGATCAAACCCATGTCTACCATTTCTGGCATTTGTTTGTTGAACCAGTTTAATGTCAATAATGTTAGAAATCTTCAAGAGAAGGTTGTTGATTTTGGCATGGACGAG gGTTTGCAGATTTTAGAAGCCTCTTTGCAAGGGAAGGATGTGCTAACAAAGGTCTTCGTTCCAATGGTTGTTTGA
- the LOC124935255 gene encoding uncharacterized protein LOC124935255, whose product MSTKRLSMKLLVDKENKKVLFAEVGKEVVDFFFFILTLPLAKVTNLLTNSKKEMIGCLSALYKSVETLDQTYIKPGQSKDSLLNPLVSLNQAHLLLPDQPIQTSADIKIYRCPETSHSTFFVRDPNLTCQNQRHSPFGGYEICGRKMSSLDDSFENKATIPTRECGGFVNGMITYMVMDDLMITPMSTISSICLLNQFNIKDVSHLQEIVVDFGMDEGLKILEASLKGKEVLTQVFSFKCFAN is encoded by the exons ATGAGTACGAAAAGGTTGAGTATGAAGCTTCTTGTtgataaagaaaataagaaagtgTTGTTTGCAGAAGTTGGAAAGGAAGTTGTagatttctttttctttattcttaCTTTGCCACTAGCTAAAGTCACAAATCTCCTCACCAACTCCAAGAAGGAGATGATCGGTTGTTTAAGTGCCCTCTACAAGAGTGTTGAAACCCTAGATCAGACCTACATTAAACCGGGTCAGAGCAAGGATTCACTCCTAAACCCCCTTGTTTCACTTAATCAG GCACATTTGTTACTGCCAGACCAACCAATTCAAACTAGTGCCGACATTAAGATCTACAGGTGTCCCGAAACAAGTCATAGTACCTTTTTTGTTAGAGATCCAAATCTCACTTGTCAAAATCAAAGGCATTCTCCCTTTGGAGGTTATGAAATATGTGGTCGCAAAATGAGTTCTCTTGATGATTCTTTTGAGAACAAGGCAACAATACCAACTCGTGAATGTGGGGGTTTCGTAAATGGTATGATAACATATATGGTGATGGATGATTTGATGATAACACCCATGTCCACCATTTCTTCCATTTGTTTGTTGAACCAGTTCAATATTAAGGATGTTAGTCATCTTCAAGAAATCGTGGTTGATTTTGGCATGGATGAG GGTCTGAAGATATTAGAAGCCTCTCTTAAAGGGAAAGAAGTCCTCACTCAAGTGTTTTCTTTCAAATGTTTTGCTAATTAG